One Nicotiana tomentosiformis chromosome 4, ASM39032v3, whole genome shotgun sequence genomic window carries:
- the LOC104110442 gene encoding uncharacterized protein: MRGVGGPLLCIGDLLSDVGESDAGGDQLPPRPIKTPSPDYNSSLHPSDLNNLFQENYEQLNKALAGTDHSWTHLTLELCTALETANKLVHSTNSNVGMLKDKVEELSKVISRRDSAIEAAKAIEGSPKQPESTQ, from the exons ATGAGAGGGGTGGGAGGGCCATTGTTATGCATCGGCGATCTGCTCAGCGACGTCGGAGAAAGTGACGCCGGCGGTGATCAGCTTCCACCGCGCCCCATCAAAACACCTTCACCGGACTACAATTCCAGCCTCCATCCTTCCGATCTAAACAACCTCTTCCAG GAAAACTATGAGCAGCTGAACAAAGCACTTGCTGGTACAGATCATTCATGGACGCATCTCACACTAGAG CTATGCACTGCTCTGGAGACTGCAAACAAGTTGGTTCACTCGACCAATTCTAATGTTGGCATGTTGAAGGATAAGGTTGAGGAGCTTTCAAAAGTCATTAGTAGAAGAGACTCAGCTATAGAAGCCGCAAAGGCCATTGAAGGCTCTCCGAAACAACCTGAGAGCACTCAGTGA